GTGCTGGAAATGAAGACATCATAACTCTCAGAGCAGAAGACAACGCGGATACGTTGGCTCTAGTGTTCGAAACACCAAGTGAGTGGTATTTGTGACTCATTTGCTATTAGAAAACAGGGAGTTTTTTAGGGAGTTTGCTATTAGAAAACatagggggaagttcttcactaggagagtggttaggccctagaacaggctgcccagggaggttgtggatgccccgtccttggaggtgttcaagaccaggttggacagggccctgggcaacctgatacagtaaatgtgtatgtttggtggccctgctaggcaggggggttggaactacatgatccttgaggtctcttccaacccgggtcattctgtgattctgtggagtctttaaacacttaaaatgctttggaggagtaaaaaaaaatgtacctTGCTAATACTCCTTGcaagaaaatcatttctgaGCTACATAAAGATGCTCACAGGTTCATCTTGGCAGCCTGTTTTCCTCTAGCAGCCTCCAGAAGGCTCCTTAGGTCACCAAGAAAGGTGAATCCTGGTGTCACCAttaaggtctttttttttttggaagaaaagactGGGCAACGTTTAAACTCAGGGTGATAACTTTTCTGAAACACTCGGTCAAACTATGCTTTATTTCCATAGATCAGGAAAAGGTTTCTGATTATGAGATGAAGCTTATGGACCTCGATGTGGAGCAGCTTGGAATTCCTGTAAGTAGTTGTTTGAATGACTGCATACACTCTTAGGACAGCATGTTTTCCTCATGTACAGACTTAGAATTCTGAAGTCCTAAGGCTATTTGGTGTAAGttttatctcttcttttccAGGAACAAGAATACAGTTGTGTAGTGAAAATGCCTTCTGCTGAATTTGCACGCATCTGTAGAGACCTCAGCCACATTGGTGATGCTGTTGTCATCTCCTGTGCAAAAGATGGGGTGAAATTCTCAGCTAATGGAGAGTTAGGAAATGGAAACATCAAGCTGTCACAGACCAGTAATGTGGacaaagaggaagaagctgTAAGTTGAATGGTTACTGTGGTCTCTTCTGTGCTGAGGTTTCTACTGGTATGACTGTTGGGGGCTAAAGTAGATCACTGGATCCAGTATTTCTCTGATCTATAGAACCAAGTCAATGAATCCTTGCTGGCACTTTGTTAGCTGTGGGGTTTGCAagcagccctgcacagagctgtgtggggATTGGCACTGTCTGTGGTGCCTAGGTCTGTGGTGCTGAATTATTTGAGAAACTTGGGGGGGGAGTTAATTGCAACTTGCCTTTACCAAACTTTGATCTGGCTGATGTTTTTTCCAGGTTACAATAGAAATGAATGAGCCAGTCCAGTTGACTTTTGCTCTGAGGTACTTGAATTTTTTTACCAAAGCCACCCCCCTGTCACCTACAGTAACGCTCAGCATGTCTGCAGATGTTCCTCTGGGTAAGTACAAGCAGTGATCCTTGAAAACCTTGTAGAATCTGCCTTAGGATCATAGGatgatagaatggtttgggttgaaaaggatcacaatgctcatccagttccaaccccctgctatgtggAGGGTTGCTAACAAGctgatcaggctgctcagagccacatccagcctggccttgaatgcctgcagggatggggcatccacagcctccttgggcaacctgctccagtgcatcaccactctctgggtggaaaaacttccttctaatatccaacttaaacctccccatctcagtttaaaaccattcccctttgtcttACTGCTATCCAAGCTCCATTAGGAATGTATCTAACTGCTTTTACAAAGAACATTctgaatgctctttttttctttaccagtTGTGGAATACAAGATCGCTGATATGGGACACTTAAAATACTACCTGGCTCCAAAGATTGAAGACCAGCAAGAAGGCTCTTAACTGCACTGGGACTGAGGGGGAGATCTGCTCAGCTCTTGGAGGCACAACCAGCTTGGAGAAGGAAATCTGCTGTCCTCCACATTACTAGAAATGTCAGTGCGTTGCAACATCGAATCCCAGCACTGTTCAGAATGTTCTGTAGATatctctgtaaatatttttcgACTTGCTATTTTGCTATACCGATGTCATTTGAAATAGGAAcgtggttgttgtttttttcctaacctATGCCTATACTTGCAGTAATCTCTTAGATGCTGTCTTTAGGTCAAGTGCTCCTCTTAACTTGTGTTAAGAGTAAAGATGGTTCCTAGACTTTTCACCTGTGGAACTGTAGTTGGCTATAGGGTTGCTGTTTAACGATGCCACAAGTTTCTTTTCCCcttacttgatttatttttgaagctgGTATTCTAACtgaaacatggaaataaaaaaataacgACATGGTTTTTATCCTACTTCAGTGTGAGCGGTTCTGTCACTGCTTTGTCTAGTGGTGCTGATGTACAAGTCCCTCTGTTAAAGCATTGAATTGAAGGAGGTAGGAAATCTCACTTAGCTATTCCACCAGTGATGCTTGAAGCCTGTGAGGTTTAGAGTcctagaatggcttgagttgaaaAGGTCCATAGTGATCATCCCATTCCAATCCCATGCTATGTAtagggttgccaaccagcagccaaggctgcccagagccacatgcatcctggctttgaatgcctgcagggatggagcatccacagcctccttgggcaacctgttccagtggaACTGGTTTGTGAAATGTGTTAAATAACGTTGAGGATTTGCCTATTGAACACctgcctgttccagcactgaCTGATCGTGTGGCTgccatttgtgttttaaatgaagtcTGTGGTGTCACAGTGTCTGAAACCTGGGTTGGAAAGTTGTACTTCTGGCTCTGCTGTTATTGCTCTCCTGTTTCTGTGGTGTCTTTGCCCTACATGTGAGAAGTGCGTTGCATTCACCTACACTGAGAATGCTTTATTTAAGGAGTGCTTTACTTGAGTTATCACCATTCATGGAGATGCCAGAATTCCTGTGTGCTTTGTGGCTGGATGGTGGGAATTGGCTTTGAGAAGTACTGGATAAGCCCGTTTTTCTTCATTAACTCCATTTC
Above is a window of Coturnix japonica isolate 7356 chromosome 22, Coturnix japonica 2.1, whole genome shotgun sequence DNA encoding:
- the PCNA gene encoding proliferating cell nuclear antigen (The RefSeq protein has 1 substitution compared to this genomic sequence) produces the protein MFEARLVQGSVLKRVLEALKDLITEACWDLGSGGISLQSMDSSHVSLVQLTLRSEGFDTYRCDRNIAMGVNLNSMSKILKCAGNEDIITLRAEDNADTLALVFETPNQEKVSDYEMKLMDLDVEQLGIPEQEYSCVVKMPSAEFARICRDLSHIGDAVVISCAKDGVKFSANGELGNGNIKLSQTSNVDKEEEAVTIEMNEPVQLTFALRYLNFFTKATPLSPTVTLSMSADVPLVVEYKIADMGHXKYYLAPKIEDQQEGS